From the Nevskia ramosa DSM 11499 genome, the window ACGATTGCCGATCTGGCTGGCGTTGCCGAAGTCGGCACCGCGCAGATCGCCGAGGCGCTGCGCTATCGGCCGGTTGATCAGACGCCGTAGCGCCAGCGCAGTCCCATGAGGAAGGTCGGCGCGCGGGAATCATCGATCTCCACGGTAGCACCTGAAACCTGTCCGAACACCGAGAACGCCAACGGCAATTCCTGATTGATGACCAGACTGTAATCGGCGTATTGCGCGCCGCGCCCATCCTGCTGGCGGCTGGCCACCAGCCGCCGCACGCCGTCACCAACATTCAAGCCGATCACGCCGGTGACGCTCAAGCCTGGAAACGGCAAAGGCAATTTCAGCTGACCGGCCATGCGATAGCCGGCTGCGCCGGTGCCGAAGTAATCGGGCGCATAGCTGCCGCTGACTCTCAGCGGGCCAACCCCGAGGCTGGCGTAGCCCTCGACGTAGTCTGGATTCTGGAGACGGCTGTCGTCATTGCCGAAAACGCTGGCTGACAAGCCACCATCGGCAGTCGCCTGGATCAGGCCCAACAGGTTCAGCGTATGGCTGTAGCCGATGTAGAAATCGCCCTGCGCACCACCGAGGCTGCGATTGTTCAGTGCCCGGGCGCCGAGATAGACACGATTGTCGAAGCGATAGTCGCCGCGCAGGCTGAAGCTCAGACTGTTGTTCTGCGAAATGCCGCGAAACAGCTCGTCGGTCGCCACCGTAGTGCGCAGATCGAGCGATCCCGCCAATGCCGCAGGCATCGGCAGCAAGACGGCGATGAGTAGACGTCTGAAGATCAGCATGTCGGAGCGGGGTTCGAGCAGCTCCGGCACTGTAGCCGAGCTCCAAAAGAAAAGGCCGCGTGAGCGGCCTTTTCGGGGACTGCGTTCAGCTCAAGCGATCAGAACTTGAAGATGCCCTTCACGGCAACGTTGCCGCCGGTGTCCTTGAAAGCCTGAACGCTGCCGTTCTCGCCGTCGTTGGTGAAGCCGTTCAGAAACACGTCATGATTCGAGGTGTCATAGCGAGCTTCGGCGATCAGGTCGAAGTTCTTTGCCGGTGACAGGACCACCGCGCCGGTGAAAACCTTGAACGTATCCTTGCTGCCGCCCTTCGGGTTGAACTCGGCCAATTCGACACGAGCGCGAAGGCCGATCAGATCCGTGGCCTGGAACAGACCATAGAGCGCAACGCCCTGAGTCTTGGCAACGGTATCGACCTTGTACATGTCGCCATTGACGGCCAGGGTCAGCTGCCCGGTAGCCTTCCATTGGGCAACGACGTCGAACATGTTGGTGCCGACGGTTGTGCCGCCGGCGCCGAATTGGTCGAAGCCGTAGTAGTCGGTGACCGACAGCAACAGCGCGTCGCTCGGCGTCAGGGTGACGTTCGCTTCGATGGTCTTCTGCTCGTTGTCATCAACCGTCAGCGCCAGCGGGGCGCTGTTGACGATACCGCCCTGCACGAGGATCAGATCACTGACCTTGTACGAAGCGCGGATACCGGTGTGGAAGAACGGCTGGGTGTTGTTGAACAGGAACGAACGCGACACGAACGGGGCGGCGTTGTCGGCCGTCACTTCGTAGCCGGCGAGCGAACCGTAGCGGCCGGCGATGACCGTCAGACCGCCGTTGGCGTAGCTGACGAAGGCGGTCGGCAGGCTGATGATCGAATTGCCGTCGCCAAAGTTGGCGTTGATGACCTTGGAGTCTTCGCCAATGATGACGTTGGCGGTGGCGCCGAAGCCCGAAGTCGGTGCGTAGGCAATGGTCAGCGATGTCTGGTCGATGGTGACCGTGTCCGTTGAGCTGTCGTAGGCACGATAGTTCAAGACCTGTCCGTCATTGAGATTCGCCGAGTACGAGGCGCTGACATAACCGCTCACGGCGATACCAGAAGCTTCCAGCATCGAACCAATGGTGGGGGTATCTGCGAATGCCATGCCTGGCAGGCAGGCCAGACCCGCAACGGACAGCAACTTGGTGTACTTGCTCATGACTCTCCTTCGAGTGGGTTTTTCGCTGAAATTGGCCAGCGCGACGAAAAAGCATGGACCATGCCACTCTCGACAAACTCATGCTTTCATTGGCCTTTATGGATTTTTCGGTGATAACCCGGGCACTGCGCATGCTGCTGCGGGCCGCTACAGGGCCGACTTCAGATCGAACGCACCAAAATCGGGCAATCCCGACCCCAGACAGGCATAAAAAAAGCGGCACGGGATCTCTCCGGTGCCGCTTCTTCAGCGACGAAGACTGAGAGACAGCTTCAGGCGCCGGACAGCTTCAGCAGGTGCTCGACGGCGGCCTTGACTTCGTCGTCGGTCAGATCGGCATTGCCGCCGCGCGGTGGCATCGAATTCTTGCCCTTGATCGCCGAGGCGGTCAGACCATCGACGCCGCCGGCAGCGCCCTTGCGCGCGGCCCAAGCGGCCTTGTCGTCCGACTTCGGCGCGCCCAGCAAGCCACCGCTGTGGCAAGCGCTGCAGACCGTCGTGTAGACCTGCTCGCCGCTGTAGGGCTCGCGCTTCACCGCGGCCTTGGCCTTGACCAGCAGCGCCGGGTCGGTGATCACGGTGCCGATCGGCGCGGTGCGGGCGGCAACCTTCTTCACTTCGGACTCATCGGCCGTATCGTGCTTCGGGGTCATGATCGCGGCTAGCGCGATGATGGCGATCGTGATTCCGAACAGCAGCGCCAGAACGCCGGCGAACGAAATCATGAACTTCTTGTCCTGGTCTTTGCTCACAACGGTCTCCGGGGCCGGCAGATGGAAAAGGCTTGCAACAGATGAATGAGGCGGGCGATGCACCAACAAAAGAATGCATGACCCATAACGGTGCGAAACGCCGAAACTCGCGACAAAACAGGGCACGAACACTGGCCGCGGCGCGGAACTGCGCTGGCAGCCATGCCGCGCAGCGCGCAATTATAGAGAGAAGCCTGCCACTTGCGTGACGCAACAAGCGCCCGACTCATAGTTGAGCAATTGCCGGGACGCGAACCGCATCGGGACGCTCGGGTACGATACGTCCCTCATGGCTGACTCAGCACTAATCATTCCCGTGGTCGACAGCACCGCTCTGCAGGAAACCGCGCGCCGCGTACTCGGCATCGAGCGCGATGCGCTGGCTGCGCTGCTGCCGCGCATCGACGATCGCTTCGCCCGCGCCTGCCAGCTGCTGATCGGCTGCCGCGGCCGCGTGATCGTCACCGGCATGGGCAAGAGCGGCCACATCGGCGGCAAGATCGCCGCCACTCTGGCGTCGACCGGTACGCCGGCCTTCTTCGTCCACCCCGGTGAAGCCAGCCACGGCGACCTCGGCATGATCACCCGCGATGACTCTGTGATCGCGATCAGCAATTCCGGCGAAACCGCCGAAGTGTTGACCATCCTGCCGCTGATCAAGCGCATGGGGATTCCGCTGATATCGATGACCGGCCGCCCAGGCTCGACCTTGGCGAAATCGGCCGATGTTCATCTCGATGTCTCGGTCGCCCAGGAAGCCTGCCCGCTCAATCTCGCCCCGACGGCCAGCACCACCGCCACCCTGGCGATGGGCGACGCGCTGGCCGTGGCCCTGCTCGAAGCTCGCGGTTTCACGCCGGAAGATTTCGCGCTGAGTCATCCGGGCGGCACGCTCGGCCGTCGCCTGCTGCTCAAGGTCGGCGATCTGATGGCGACCGGTGAGCGCATTCCGCAGGTGCCAGCCGACGCCACCCTGTCGACCGCGCTGCTGGAGATGACCCACAAGGGGCTCGGCATGACCGCCGTCATCGACGGTAACGGTGAGGCGCTCGGTCTGTTCACCGACGGCGATCTGCGCCGCGTGCTGGACGCCAATCTCGACGTCCGCAGCGCCCGGATCACCGAGGTGATGACCCGCGGCGGCAAATCGATCCGCTCGACGCAACTGGCGGCAGAGGCCGTGCATCTGATGGAAAAGCACCGCATCACCGTATTGATGGTACTCGACGACAACCGGCATCTCGAAGGCGTTCTGCATATGCATGATCTGCTGCGCGCGGGCGTGGTCTGATGCAAACCCTGACCGAGCGGGCCCGCAACATCCGTTGCGCGGTATTCGACGTAGACGGCGTGATGACCGACTGCAAGCTCTATCTGGCGCCGGACGGCACCGAGCTGAAAGCCGTGCATGTCCGCGATGGCCTCGGGCTGAAACTGCTGATGCAGGCCGGCATCGAAGTCGCGGTGATTTCCGGCCGGCCGTCGGCAGCGATGCAGGCGCGCTTCGAATATCTCGGCATCCAGCATGTCTGGCTGAACGTCGAGCAGAAGATTCCGGCCTGGGACGCGCTGCTTGCCAAGCTCGGACTGCGTGACGATCAACTGATGATGATGGGTGACGACACCCCGGATCTGCCGCTGATGCAGCGCGCCGGCCTGGCGATGACCGTGGCCGATGCCCATCCTAAAGTGCTCGCCGTCGCCCACTGGGCCAGCCGCCTGACCGGCGGCAACGGTGCCGTGCGCGATGCCGCCGATCTGATCCTCAACGCTCAGGCGATGACCGTGGCGGGAGCGCAGGCATGACCCGCGTTGCCGTCGCCGCGATCGCGGTCGCCGCACTCGCCGGCCTGCTCTACACGCTGAACCGGATTGACGACGTCGCCGTGGTGAGCAGCGCAGCCGACAACAAGCTGCCGCGCTATACGCTGACCTCCGCCGAGCTGACTCGCTACGACGCCGACGGCAAGCCGTCTCTGAAAGCGACCGCCGCCAGCCTCGAATACTTCGACGATGAATCGGCACAGGCGACGACCCTGGTGGTCGACGTGCTGTCCGGCCCCAAGACGCCCTGGCACGTCACCGCGCCCACCGGCAGCCTGGCGCCGGGCAGCCGGGTGATGACCTTGTCCGGCGAGGTGATCGCCAACGGTCAATGGCCGGACAATGGCGAAGCGGTGGTCGTGCGCTCGCCAACGATGAAGATCGATCCGGATGCTCATCTGCTGAGTTCCGACGTCGACGTGAACGCCGACAGCCGCACGCGCAAGGGCACGGCGACCGGCATGACTGCCAATTGGGCACAGCAGGACCTGCACCTGCTCAACAACGTGAAGATGCGCTATGAAGTCAATCGCTGAACGGGCGAGTTATCGGGTCTGGCCTCAAGGCTGGCGCTTGCTGGCCGCGCTGCTGCTGGCTGGCAGCGCTCAGGCCGCGCCGTCGGCGCCGAAGGGCCCCTCGGTCGACAAGGCCGAACTGGTCAAGCTGCCGAAAGGCTCGGACCTGAAGCCGACCGGCCCGGTGACGCTGACCTCGGACAAAGCCGAACTGGTGCAGGGCAACTCGGCGGTCTACACCGGCAACGTCGTGCTGACCTCGGACACGCTGAAGCTTGAAGGCGACAGAGTCGAGCTGAAGCAGTATCCGGGCGGCCAGTACGAAGCCAAGATCACCGGCGGTCCGGCGCGGATGAACCACGCTGGCAACGGCACCGAAAATCCGGCCGTCGCCGCCCGCGCGAAGACGCTGAACTACGACTCGCGCAGCGGCGTGCTCGATCTGCTGACCGATGCCTACGTGCTGCGCGGCACCGACGAGATCACCGGCGACACCATCAAGTACGACGTCAGGGAGCGCCGCATCCAGGCCTCGGGCGGTGATGGCGGCCAGGTCAAGATCATCATCCAGCCGGCGTCCAACGACCCTGCTCCGGCACCGGCACCACCCGCCGAAGGAGGTCCGAAGTGAGCGCCACCACCGGCACCACCGGCACCACCGGCACCACCGGCACCACCTTGGACGATAAACAGCCGCGTTCAGTGCTGCAGGCACGCGATCTGGTCAAGCGCTACAAGAAGCGCACCGTGGTCGATGGCGTATCGCTGAATGTGCGCGCCGGCGAAATCGTCGGCCTGCTCGGCCCGAACGGTGCCGGCAAGACCACCTCGTTCTACATGGTCGTCGGCCTGGTGCCGGCCGATGCCGGCGTCATCGAGCTCGATGGCCGTGACATCACCAAGCTGCCGATGCATGCGCGCGCTAAGGCCGGCATCGGCTACCTGCCGCAGGAAGCCTCGGTGTTCCGCAAGCTGTCGGTCGCCGACAACGTCATGGCGATCCTCGAACTGCGCGAGGATCTCGACAAGACCGCTCGCCTGCAGGAACTGGAACGGCTGCTCGAAGAACTGCACATCAGCCATGTCCGCGAAGGACTGGGCATGTCGCTGTCCGGTGGTGAACGGCGGCGCGCCGAAATCGCCCGCGCGCTGGCGGCGAATCCGCGCTTCGTGCTGCTCGACGAACCGTTTGCCGGTGTTGATCCGATTGCCGTGATCGACATCCAAGGCATCGTCCGTCACCTGTCCGAGCGCGGCATCGGCGTGCTCATCACCGATCACAACGTGCGCGAAACGCTCGGCATCTGCACGCGTGGCTACATCCTGGCCGGCGGCAAGGTCATAGCCGAAGGCACGCCGGATCAGCTGATGGAGAACGAGACAGTGCGGAAGGTCTATCTGGGCGAGCAGTTCCGCCTCTGAGGGCGGCTGGGCGCCAAGCGCGACGTCAGAAATCAGCGGCTGCTGGGCCTATTACTTTTCGACTATAGCCCATCGCAATGAATTCTGAGCAAGTAGAATGCCAACACTGGAATTCTTGAAAAAGCCCGCATGAAGCAGTCGCTGTCGCTCCGCACTGGTCTGGCCCTGACCATGACGCCTGCCCTGCAGCAGGCGATCCGCCTGTTGCAGTTGTCCAGCCTCGATCTGCAACTGGAAATACGCCAGGCGCTGGAATCGAACGTGATGCTGGAGGCCGACGGCGACGACCTCGAAATGCAGACCACCGAAGAAGCGATGGCCGAGGCCGACAGCGATGCCGCCGTCGCCGAAGCAGGCTCGGCGGCCGAAACGGTGATCGAACTCGGCGGCGAAAACGTCATTCCCGAAGAGATGCCAGTCGATGCCGACTGGGGCGATATCTACGACAGCGCCGGCTCGGCCGGCAGCGGCAGTGGCGAGGACGACGACGGCCTGCACGATTTCATGCAGGCCAATCTGCACGGCTCGCAATCGCTGCGCGACCATCTGACCTGGCAGGCGAGCATTGCGCCATTCGATGAAGTCGACGCCGAAGTGGCGCTGCACATCATCGATGCGATCAACGACGACGGTTATCTCGAAGACTGGGACGGCGTTCGCGATCGCTTGGTCGGCGGCCAGAACATTCCGCTGGAGCGCGTCGAAAAGATCCTGCGCTCGGTGCAGGACTTCGATCCGTCCGGCGTCGCCGCTCGGGATCTGCCCGAATGTCTGCGCCTGCAACTGCAGCAGTATCCGGCGAAAACGCCTGGCCTGAGCGCTGCGTTCAGAATCCTCGAAGCGCCGATGGCGATGCTCGCGCGCCACGATGAAACCGCGCTGATCAAAGCCACCGGCCTGCCCCTGGAGGCGCTGCGCGAAGGTCTGGCCCTGGTGCAGACCTTGCAGCCGCACCCGGGCCGCCCGTATCAGGCGCACGAGAGCGACTACATCGCCCCCGATGTCTTCGTCGGCAAGAAGAACGGCCGCTGGCGCGTTTCACTGAACCCGGAGCACACGCCGAAGCTCAGGATCAACCAGCTCTATCAGGGCATGGTCAAGCGCGCCGATACCTCGCGCGATCAATTGACCATGAAGCAGCACCTGCAGGAAGCGCGCTATTTCATCAATTCACTCGAGGCGCGGAACGAAACCCTGCTCAAGGTTGCCCAATGCATAGTCGAGGAACAGCGGGCCTTCCTCGACTACGGCGAAGAGGCAATGCGGCCACTGGTGCTGCGGGATGTCGCCGAACAGTTGGGAATTCATGAGTCAACGGTATCGCGCGCGACAGCAAACAAGTACATGCTGACGCCCAGAGGCCTTTACGAACTGAAGTATTTCTTCTCCAGTCATGTCCAGACCACGGAAGGAGGTACCTGCTCCGCCACAGCCATCCAGGCCATGATCAAGCGACTCATCGCTGCCGAAGATGCCACCAAGCCCTTGTCCGATTCGACGCTCGCCGAGATGCTGCTGAAGGAAGGCATCCAGGTGGCCCGTCGCACGGTCGCAAAGTATCGCGAGGCGCTGCGCATCCCGCCGTCACATGAGCGCAAGCCGATCGGCTGAGCCCCGATCGGAATCCTGATCACGGTTCGTTTCATGGTCTGAAACCTGCAACGTGAATTGTCCGTACTGCCCGCTGCCGCATTCCGGTCGGCGCCCGGTACGGATTATCGAATAGGAGTTGCGTGTATGAACCTGAACATTTCCGGTCATCATCTCGATCTCACGCCGGCCCTGCGCACTTACGTCACCGACAAGCTGAAGCGCGTCGAGCGCCATTTCGATCACCTGATCGACGCCGCCGTGATCCTCTCGGTCGACAACAAACTGCAGCACAAGGCCGAAGCGACGCTTCATGCACGAGGGACCAACCTGCATGCCGAGTCGATCAACGGCGACATGTACGCAGCGATCGACAGCCTGATCGACAAACTCGATCAGCAGACCCGGAAATTCAAGGACAAGCTTCGCGACCATCACGCGCGCGAAGTTCAGAAACACACCATCAACTAGCTTTCTTGCCGGGCAGGCCAGCGCTGCATAGCGCGGCGCTACACTACCCGGGCCTTGGAGAAGCCCCGCTTTTCGAAGCGGGGCTTTTTCGTTCACGACATCCGGAAATCTCATGAAACTTGCCGAAATTCTCAATCCGGGCCGGGTCGCCGTCGGTGTCGCGGTGACCAGCAAGAAGC encodes:
- a CDS encoding TorF family putative porin, with the translated sequence MLIFRRLLIAVLLPMPAALAGSLDLRTTVATDELFRGISQNNSLSFSLRGDYRFDNRVYLGARALNNRSLGGAQGDFYIGYSHTLNLLGLIQATADGGLSASVFGNDDSRLQNPDYVEGYASLGVGPLRVSGSYAPDYFGTGAAGYRMAGQLKLPLPFPGLSVTGVIGLNVGDGVRRLVASRQQDGRGAQYADYSLVINQELPLAFSVFGQVSGATVEIDDSRAPTFLMGLRWRYGV
- a CDS encoding outer membrane beta-barrel protein; the encoded protein is MSKYTKLLSVAGLACLPGMAFADTPTIGSMLEASGIAVSGYVSASYSANLNDGQVLNYRAYDSSTDTVTIDQTSLTIAYAPTSGFGATANVIIGEDSKVINANFGDGNSIISLPTAFVSYANGGLTVIAGRYGSLAGYEVTADNAAPFVSRSFLFNNTQPFFHTGIRASYKVSDLILVQGGIVNSAPLALTVDDNEQKTIEANVTLTPSDALLLSVTDYYGFDQFGAGGTTVGTNMFDVVAQWKATGQLTLAVNGDMYKVDTVAKTQGVALYGLFQATDLIGLRARVELAEFNPKGGSKDTFKVFTGAVVLSPAKNFDLIAEARYDTSNHDVFLNGFTNDGENGSVQAFKDTGGNVAVKGIFKF
- a CDS encoding c-type cytochrome — its product is MSKDQDKKFMISFAGVLALLFGITIAIIALAAIMTPKHDTADESEVKKVAARTAPIGTVITDPALLVKAKAAVKREPYSGEQVYTTVCSACHSGGLLGAPKSDDKAAWAARKGAAGGVDGLTASAIKGKNSMPPRGGNADLTDDEVKAAVEHLLKLSGA
- a CDS encoding KpsF/GutQ family sugar-phosphate isomerase, whose product is MADSALIIPVVDSTALQETARRVLGIERDALAALLPRIDDRFARACQLLIGCRGRVIVTGMGKSGHIGGKIAATLASTGTPAFFVHPGEASHGDLGMITRDDSVIAISNSGETAEVLTILPLIKRMGIPLISMTGRPGSTLAKSADVHLDVSVAQEACPLNLAPTASTTATLAMGDALAVALLEARGFTPEDFALSHPGGTLGRRLLLKVGDLMATGERIPQVPADATLSTALLEMTHKGLGMTAVIDGNGEALGLFTDGDLRRVLDANLDVRSARITEVMTRGGKSIRSTQLAAEAVHLMEKHRITVLMVLDDNRHLEGVLHMHDLLRAGVV
- a CDS encoding KdsC family phosphatase; amino-acid sequence: MQTLTERARNIRCAVFDVDGVMTDCKLYLAPDGTELKAVHVRDGLGLKLLMQAGIEVAVISGRPSAAMQARFEYLGIQHVWLNVEQKIPAWDALLAKLGLRDDQLMMMGDDTPDLPLMQRAGLAMTVADAHPKVLAVAHWASRLTGGNGAVRDAADLILNAQAMTVAGAQA
- the lptC gene encoding LPS export ABC transporter periplasmic protein LptC translates to MTRVAVAAIAVAALAGLLYTLNRIDDVAVVSSAADNKLPRYTLTSAELTRYDADGKPSLKATAASLEYFDDESAQATTLVVDVLSGPKTPWHVTAPTGSLAPGSRVMTLSGEVIANGQWPDNGEAVVVRSPTMKIDPDAHLLSSDVDVNADSRTRKGTATGMTANWAQQDLHLLNNVKMRYEVNR
- the lptA gene encoding lipopolysaccharide transport periplasmic protein LptA, which encodes MKSIAERASYRVWPQGWRLLAALLLAGSAQAAPSAPKGPSVDKAELVKLPKGSDLKPTGPVTLTSDKAELVQGNSAVYTGNVVLTSDTLKLEGDRVELKQYPGGQYEAKITGGPARMNHAGNGTENPAVAARAKTLNYDSRSGVLDLLTDAYVLRGTDEITGDTIKYDVRERRIQASGGDGGQVKIIIQPASNDPAPAPAPPAEGGPK
- the lptB gene encoding LPS export ABC transporter ATP-binding protein, coding for MDDKQPRSVLQARDLVKRYKKRTVVDGVSLNVRAGEIVGLLGPNGAGKTTSFYMVVGLVPADAGVIELDGRDITKLPMHARAKAGIGYLPQEASVFRKLSVADNVMAILELREDLDKTARLQELERLLEELHISHVREGLGMSLSGGERRRAEIARALAANPRFVLLDEPFAGVDPIAVIDIQGIVRHLSERGIGVLITDHNVRETLGICTRGYILAGGKVIAEGTPDQLMENETVRKVYLGEQFRL
- a CDS encoding RNA polymerase factor sigma-54 produces the protein MKQSLSLRTGLALTMTPALQQAIRLLQLSSLDLQLEIRQALESNVMLEADGDDLEMQTTEEAMAEADSDAAVAEAGSAAETVIELGGENVIPEEMPVDADWGDIYDSAGSAGSGSGEDDDGLHDFMQANLHGSQSLRDHLTWQASIAPFDEVDAEVALHIIDAINDDGYLEDWDGVRDRLVGGQNIPLERVEKILRSVQDFDPSGVAARDLPECLRLQLQQYPAKTPGLSAAFRILEAPMAMLARHDETALIKATGLPLEALREGLALVQTLQPHPGRPYQAHESDYIAPDVFVGKKNGRWRVSLNPEHTPKLRINQLYQGMVKRADTSRDQLTMKQHLQEARYFINSLEARNETLLKVAQCIVEEQRAFLDYGEEAMRPLVLRDVAEQLGIHESTVSRATANKYMLTPRGLYELKYFFSSHVQTTEGGTCSATAIQAMIKRLIAAEDATKPLSDSTLAEMLLKEGIQVARRTVAKYREALRIPPSHERKPIG
- the hpf gene encoding ribosome hibernation-promoting factor, HPF/YfiA family, which translates into the protein MNLNISGHHLDLTPALRTYVTDKLKRVERHFDHLIDAAVILSVDNKLQHKAEATLHARGTNLHAESINGDMYAAIDSLIDKLDQQTRKFKDKLRDHHAREVQKHTIN